ACACGAACGTTTTCCCGGCTATTATAAGCCGGATGATATAGCTTTGCGAAACCGAAAGTCGCTTTGTTATGCGGCTGATAGAATCATCGCAATTTCGAAATCAACTAAAAATGATTTAATTGAGTTTTATGGTATTCCAAATGATAAAATAGATGTCATTCATTTAGCTTCCAATTTGCATTTGGCTTCTGATTTAGAATCTAATTTGATTTGGAAAAATTATATCTTATTTGTTGGAGAAAGGGGTGGCTATAAAAATTTCAATAACTTTGTGAATGGCATTTTTCCCATTGTTCAAAAATATAAGATAAATCTAATTTTTGCTGGTGGCGGTAAATTTACTCATGAAGAAAAGGAAACTCTTAAAAAAGCCAATATCTTGGGAAAATCACTCCAGGTTCCTTTTAGGTCTGATTCGGAAATAAAACAACTTTACCAAAATGCTTTGGTATTTGTATTTCCTTCTTTGTATGAAGGATTTGGAATCCCGCTCCTTGAATCAATGTCACTTGGTTGTCCAGTCGCTTGTAGTAATACTAGTTCATTTCCTGAGGTAGTTGGTGACGCTGCGGTAACCTTTGATCCTTGGTATCCAGAATCGATTAGTGATTCTGTCGATCGATTATTCAATTCCGAATCGTTGCGACGAAAAATGATTGCTAAAGGTATAGAACGATCGAAACAATTTTCTTGGGAAAAAACTGGTGAAGAACATCTGAAAATCTATAAACAATTATTGGCATCTTCTTTTGAATCCAAATAACATACCTATTATAACAATTGTTACTCCATCTTTTAATCAAGGAGCTTTTATTTCTGAAACATTAAATTCTGTAATAGAACAAGAAGGTCCATTTTATATAGATTTTATCGTTATGGATGGTCTTTCCTCTGATAACACGGTAGAAATTCTTGAAAAATTTGAAAAAAAAATAAAGGGACACCCCTTGGCGATTCAAATTTCTGACAAAACATTCTACTCAGTTGGAGCAAACGAAGGTGTTTCTTTTTCCTGGAAATCGGAAAGAGATTTTGGTCAGACTGATGCCTTAAACAAAGCTATCCGTTTGATTCTAAAAGAAAGCCAATACTTTAATTGGTTATGCAGTGATGATAAATATAGAACAAAGAATTCTTTAGCATCTTTATTGATGAGATCATTACCAAAGAGTGTTGTGTATGGAAAATCTATCTATGTGGATGAACTTGGTAAAGATTTGAAAGAATATGAAACGGTTCAAGTCACTGAGGAAAATATATTCGAAAATTTCGGAATCGCTCAACCATCGGCATTAGTTTGTTTTAATTCTACTGAAGACCTGGTTTTGGATCTTAAGTATTCATCTATTATGGATCTTTTTCTCTGGGTTAGTTTGTTCCAATTAGGTTATCAGTTTTACTATGTTGACGATCTACTAGTTTCTGATTATAGAATCCATACAAATAGTAAAACATCTTCCTGGCGATTGAAAACATATTCTGAGATTATGTCTTTGATACAGTTCACTGGAAAACAGATATCACAGAAGTTGGTGGGTTCAATGTACCATGAGTGTATTCGTGGTGGAAATGGTAAATTAGGATTAACTATACGATTCCTAAACTCTCGTTACTTAGATGCAATATTGATCAGAGTTTTAAAAATATGTTTCAACCGTTTTAAGTTAAATCTAAGTTTTTTGCTCTCGACTCCAAAAACAAATTGGAATCCATAAGTTTTTTATCATCTCAAATTATTTTCTTCTACTTAGATTGGACAAATAACTATGAAACAGCAAAAAAAGCAAAAGAAACAGATATCGATTGTAATTCCTTCTTTTAATGAAGAGGGAAATATTCAAAAAATTTATAATCGTATTATGTTTAATTTAAAAGATCTGAAATATTCGTTGGAAATTATATTCGTTGATGACGGGAGTTCTGATGGGACTTTAGCTAAGATTAAAGAGCTGTCTTTGAAGTCGAAATTTGTAAAATATATTTCCTTTTCCAAAAATTTTGGACATCAGAAAGCATTAAAGGCAGGATTGGATTTTTCTTCTGGAGATGGTGTGATTTCGTTAGATGCAGATTTGCAGCACCCTCCGGAATTAATTCCTGGGATGATAAAAGATTGGGAAAATGGATTTGATATTGTTTATACAATTAGAAAAAATACAGAGAAAACTTCTTTTTTTAAAAAAATAACTGCAGTTTTGTTTTATAAAATCTTAAATAATTTATCTGGTTTGAATATATCACAAGGAGCTGCTGATTTTAGGCTTTTGGATCGGAA
This genomic stretch from Leptospira meyeri harbors:
- a CDS encoding glycosyltransferase family 4 protein yields the protein MILFDFQTFLNQKYGGISRLFVEVMDYLGKHDSEFELPLISSENVNLIGKDFYKPKSNIKYALDVPEIETWLSGKSFSGKTILYSLYKSYKNLKNKLVFRFLYRRNQKLITNKLLDQKLKVFHPTYFDNYYLDQISKGPNRFVITIFDLIHERFPGYYKPDDIALRNRKSLCYAADRIIAISKSTKNDLIEFYGIPNDKIDVIHLASNLHLASDLESNLIWKNYILFVGERGGYKNFNNFVNGIFPIVQKYKINLIFAGGGKFTHEEKETLKKANILGKSLQVPFRSDSEIKQLYQNALVFVFPSLYEGFGIPLLESMSLGCPVACSNTSSFPEVVGDAAVTFDPWYPESISDSVDRLFNSESLRRKMIAKGIERSKQFSWEKTGEEHLKIYKQLLASSFESK
- a CDS encoding glycosyltransferase produces the protein MNPNNIPIITIVTPSFNQGAFISETLNSVIEQEGPFYIDFIVMDGLSSDNTVEILEKFEKKIKGHPLAIQISDKTFYSVGANEGVSFSWKSERDFGQTDALNKAIRLILKESQYFNWLCSDDKYRTKNSLASLLMRSLPKSVVYGKSIYVDELGKDLKEYETVQVTEENIFENFGIAQPSALVCFNSTEDLVLDLKYSSIMDLFLWVSLFQLGYQFYYVDDLLVSDYRIHTNSKTSSWRLKTYSEIMSLIQFTGKQISQKLVGSMYHECIRGGNGKLGLTIRFLNSRYLDAILIRVLKICFNRFKLNLSFLLSTPKTNWNP
- a CDS encoding glycosyltransferase family 2 protein, whose protein sequence is MKQQKKQKKQISIVIPSFNEEGNIQKIYNRIMFNLKDLKYSLEIIFVDDGSSDGTLAKIKELSLKSKFVKYISFSKNFGHQKALKAGLDFSSGDGVISLDADLQHPPELIPGMIKDWENGFDIVYTIRKNTEKTSFFKKITAVLFYKILNNLSGLNISQGAADFRLLDRKVVNVIRNMQEDNLFIRGMIPWLGFKQIGIEYEPEQRIWGSSKYTLKKMFLFALQGITSFSVKPLHLTTYLGGFIFILSSIYIFYALLIYFMQDISIPGWTSMLISVLFLGSLNLLMLGVIGEYIGKIMIESKRRPQYIIKDSNL